The nucleotide window GCGAAAGAAGTTGTACCCCTGATAATAGATGCTATCGGCGATGGCCGGATCGTGCCGTTCTGTGGCCAGACGCGACGGCCGCCGGTAAAAGCCATAATCGCTGATGATTTCCTGGTATCGCCCTGGCGTGTTGTCGTTTTTCTGGTCGTAGCATTGGTCAATCCAGCTATGCCACTCTGGAGTCAGTTCATCGGCCCACAGTTCGGAGAAGAAATCGAGAATGGCGTTGGCCGTTTGGGTGATGATGGTCATCAGCGGCCGGGCGCGCTTCGTATCTGATCCCGACCGGCGCACTACTTCCCAAATCTGGCCTTGTTCGCGCAGGTAAAAGGGGTTGGTCATGATTTGCACCCCTGATTGGAACACCGCCAGATGATTGCTGGGGAACTCTCCTTCACGCAGGGCAAAGTGACGAATTTGGGGGAAGCTGATGCCCTCCTTTTGGCAGTCGGCCTGTAGCTTGTCAATGATCTGGACGGCTCGCTCTTTGGCTTTGGCGCGGCGTTCTGGTTCGCCTGGAACAGGGTTCAGGTGACCCAACTGCCGCTGCCGGCTCATTTCTTCGTAAAAGAGGCGCACAAACTCAAAGCTGTTCTGAATTTCCGGGCTGCGGCAGAGAAAGCTTAACATCTCTTTCTCCTGCATGTCGAATTCATCCAGAAAGATGATATTGTCTTCCAGGGAGAGGAGGCGTTCGCTGGTACGGCCGTTGAAAAAGCCATAGAGCAGCTTTTGCACCGTGACCAGCAACACCGGTTGCGCCGGGTTATACAGGAATTCCACATAGGGAAACAATCGCCAGATACCGGCGTCGCCCAGCAGCCGCCTTTGAGTCTCTGGCGGCAAATCCTTATGCGCCAGCCCCACTTTGAATAGATTTAGCAGTCGGTCGCAACGTTCGCGAAAGGCTGACTGCTGCTGCTCGTAGGCGGCATAGAAGCTGCTGCTTTTGAGTTGGCGTAAATTGGTTTGTTCCTGGCGTAGACTCTCAATCTGCTTTTCGACGGCCGTGCGCGAGCTGCCGGCTAGCTTGAAGAAGTCACAACCTTCCAACCGATTCAGGAAGTCGCCTTTATCCTGCCAGTCGAGAAAGGTGGCGACTACCTCCTCGTTGTTTTTCAGATAGACGAAGGAGATGCCCTTCTCTTGCAGGGCGTCGGCCATTTCACCGATGAGCAGGTGGCGGTGCGAGGTGTAGATGCAGCGTTTCTCTACTTGCCGCGCTTGCAGTTGGGCGATGACGGCGGGAATGGCGCTGGTTTTCCCCATGCCGGTTGGCCCGACGACGAGTTTGAGGCCGCCAAAGTCGTCACCCGACAACTGTTGGTCAATAACGCGCAGATAATATTGTTGATAGGATGATTGGTTTGGCTCCGGTTGAGCGTCGCTGGCCGCGACTGGTTGGGTTGCCAGGACGGGTGTTTGGTTCATGCGGTTAATCTGTCTCCTCCCACTGCCAGAAATAGTAGATATAGAGCAGCCCTTTTTCTGACACCTCATATTCACGCTGGATGAGGTGCAGGTCGTAGAGCCGCTTGAGGCGGTTGTTGGCGCTGTTGAGGGCCAGATCAAGTTCGTCGGCGAGTTCAGGGGCGGTGAGCGACGGCCGTTTTGCTACCATCGTTAGCGTCTCTTGCAAGTTGTCTTCTAAATGCCCTACCACTTGCCACTGCCCGTCGGGGGCGATGGACAAAAAGGCCAGCTTCAGCCGCTGCAAGCGGATAGCGGCGTTGATGTTATCAACTGAGTCCTGGGTCAGTTCGGCGAGCAAGAGGCGGCGACGGCCGTATTTACCATCCACTATCGCCTGCCCCAACTGGATGACCGCCTCGTCAGCAAAGGAAACGTCCATCACCTGACCGGCCGGGAATTGCAGGATGAGCGATCCTTCCTCTGGTACGTCTGCCAGTGCCGCGGTTAATCTGGCAAACGCTTGTTCTCCTTTCTCGCGGGTTACAAAAGCGGGCTGGTAATTCAATTCAGTCGCCAATTTGTCCATCTCTACTATCATTCTTCACTCTTCATTCATTTTATATGTGGGTTCACAAAAAGTATGTGAATTCATGTCAAAAAATATATCATGTCCGACGCAAGCTGTCAATCCTTTAATGGCGCGCGGAATTCAACGACGACTTGTGTGCCTGGCATAGGAGTCAGATCGGTGAAAGGGTAACGGCGATTCGGGCCAAAGCTGCGGATAGCGGCCGTTTCTGACCGTAACCAGACGTAGCCACCCTCTTTGGCTACCGTTTCCTCTACTGTGCGCAGACCTAACCCGCCGCGACCGGTATGACGTGAGGTACGGCCGTCCATAGCCGCTTGAATATATTTCACCGGTTCGACACCCAATTCCGGATATTTGGCAGCCAGACTGCCGCGAATGCCCCGCCCCATATCCCCGGCGGCCAGCACCACTTCCACTTCGCCCCGCGAAATGTACTGATACCGCTGGATGAGAACGAAGCCATGGGGGTCGCCGCTGTGCTGATAGATATTGCTACACAACTCGCTGATGACTTTGAGCAGACTGCCCAGGTTGGGAAGTTGCAGCCAGCGGCTAAAAATCGCCTCAGCCCGCTCCATGACCTTGGCCACGTCGCCAGCGTTGGTGATTGGCGTCAACTCCAACAAATTGGCCGTTTGGGGATTGCGGTTCCAGTGAAATTCTGCTAATACTTCTTCGCCCAGTTGCAGCCATTCTTTTGCCACAGTAAAAAGGTTGACTCGCTTTAGATAGGCGAGTAAATCAGGATTGAGATTGACCAAGCGAACTGGGCGGCTAGTTTGTTCGGTGATGCGGCGTGCCGCCAACACC belongs to Candidatus Leptovillus gracilis and includes:
- a CDS encoding sensor histidine kinase; translation: MMLVLAARRITEQTSRPVRLVNLNPDLLAYLKRVNLFTVAKEWLQLGEEVLAEFHWNRNPQTANLLELTPITNAGDVAKVMERAEAIFSRWLQLPNLGSLLKVISELCSNIYQHSGDPHGFVLIQRYQYISRGEVEVVLAAGDMGRGIRGSLAAKYPELGVEPVKYIQAAMDGRTSRHTGRGGLGLRTVEETVAKEGGYVWLRSETAAIRSFGPNRRYPFTDLTPMPGTQVVVEFRAPLKD